The window GGGGAGGTAATCCCAGCACCCGGTGACGTACCGCGACGTGAGATCAGTTCGGGTCATGTTCGCGGCGGCCGTGGCGATGTCGCGCACCCACTCGGTGGCGAACTCGACGGCATCCCGAGTCGGTGCTCGAACGTAGTACCAGACGGTCGCCGACGGGGGGACGACGTTCGGCGCGTTGCCGCCGTCGGTGATCACGTAATGTACGCGTGTCGTATCCGGGAGGTGTTCTCGAGCGTACTCGACGCCGGTGTTGAGGAGGGAGACGGCGTCGAGCGCGCTGCGCCCCGACTCCGGGGAGACGCCCGCGTGTGCGGCGATCCCATCGTAGGTGAACTGGATCGAGTCGAGCGCCAGCGTCCGACCTACGTATGGTGTACTGACGTCCCACGGGTGCCACGTGATCGCCGCGTCCAGGTCGTCGAACGCGCCATCGCGGGCCATGAACACCTTTCCGACCAGCGTCTCCTCGGCTGGACAGCCGAAGAAGCTGATCGTTCCCTGGAGGTCGCCGCGATCGATCGCGCGCTTGATGGCGACCGCGGCTTCCACCCCGGCGACGCCGAAGAGGTTGTGCCCGCAGCCGTGGCCCGGTTCGCCGTCGGTAATCGGGTCGCGCTCGGCGCGCACGCGCTGTGAGAGCCCTGGCAGTGCGTCGTACTCGCCGAGAATGCCGATCGTCGGGCCGCCGTCACCGTCGCAGTAGGTTGCGACGAACGCCGTGGGCATTCCGCCGATTCCAGTGTCCAGGTCGAAGCCTTCCTCTTCGAGTCGCTCACAAAGGAGTCGCGCGGACGTTTCCTCGTGAAGGCCGAGTTCCGGCGTCTCCCAGATCGATCGGGCCATTTCCTCGAGTCGATGATGGTCGCCGTCGATGTCGTCGAATAGAGTGGTCGTCTGCACGGCTGACTCGTGGATAGCTGCCATCATAAGTGTTCGAGTCCTCCTTCGAATTCGATTCAGTATTCGGTGTTCGCGCCGTTGTCCGTTTTGTCTGAGTGGGAGAATCACGCCATGTGGTGTCTTGTACCATGACCTGGTTTACCACGTCTAAACAGCACTTGTACCCACAACATTCGGAGTATGGTACGAAGATTATTACAAACATATGCGTGTAATGGGTGTCTCTATACTCGATACAAACGCGCCCACAATTGACCTGGCTGTGTGAATTACCAATGAACAATACTGTGAAACTCTCACAAACTGTTCACCCATGGTAAACGGGGTGTTGTGCTGGATGCGGCCTCGGCGGGTCTGGCGCTCGCGGCTCCGCCGTCCGTCGCCGTTGCGAACCGGGTCACACCCAAGACGGTCGGGCCCGTTGCTCCCTGCGTGGGAGATTAATGGCTTGAGTCGATCAGACGGCTGACGTGACCAGCGCGCTCTGGACGGACGTCGGTGGACGCATCCTCGTGTGAGACGGCCGAGTTCCGCGGGTTCGCTGATTAGAATCCGTGTACGGGACACTTTCGCTGTCTCTCACCGAACGGTCGAAAAAGGAAATGGGTGCTAGTCGGTGGAATGAGCCGTTCCGGCAGCCGTCGAGTCGTCCGGCCCGTGGCACAACATCGACAACCTGGACTCAGCGTGGGCGAGCGAGTCCGTTGGGTCACTCGTTTTACTGTGTTCGTACACCATCCATTCGACGCCGGCCGCCCGGGCGGCCTCGACGCAGGCTTCCACGTCGAGTTCGCCTGCGCCGAGTTCGACGTTGACGGTCGCACCGGTTCCTGGGACGGAATCGGTGAGGTGGACGAGTTCGACGCGGTCAGTGTAGCGCTCGAGCATCCCGATCGGATTCACACCGGCGTACTGGGCGAGGCCGGTATCGATTTCGAGGGCAACATCGTCGTCGAGTGCGTCGACGAACACGTCGTACGCGAGTTCGCCGCCGATCCGTTCGAACTCGATCATATCGTTGTGGTAGACGAGGTCGAATCCATCCGCCGAGAGCCGCCTCGAGACCTGATTCATCCGATCTGCGAGTCGTTCGACGTCGGCGAACGAGGTGAACGCCTCGACGTTGCGATCCGCGACGATCAGTCGACGACAGCCGATGGTGTCGTAGGTGTCGACGACCGTTTCGTAGTCGTTTTCGAGGCGAGCGAGGTCGACGTGTGCCCCGATCGGTTCGAGGGACGATTGGACGAGCACATCGACGACGGTTTCAGGGGGCGTTTCGTCCAGACCGGCGAACTCGACGCCCTCGAGCGTCGTCGCACCGACTCTGGCGATCATTGCTGGAAGATCCTCGGAGAGAGACTCGAGCGTCTGTAGCTGTATCGCAGTACCAACCATACGTTCAGTCTGTAAGAGATAGTCTACCCATGATATAGGTGTTGCGCTCACCGAACGTCTCGAACACGCCTCCGGCGGTGGCGTCACCCAACGAAAACAGCTATATCGCTGTATTCGAGAGTACGTGATGTGCGTTTCCTCGGTCGTTCATCGAGGTGCGTTCACGCTCGCTGATACGCCATGAGTAATCCCGAATCGTCCGATCCGAAAGCACCAATGGGACCCTCGCCCGATCGCTTGACTGCGACCTCCGCCACTGCAGTGATGAACCGCCTCGACGTTCGCGGGGCCTTCCTCGAGTTCGTGGCCGAAACGGGTGGGCACGGACACACGACCGACATCCGAGGCGCGATCGCTGCTGCGGACGACGAGGCACAACACATCAACTGACTGGCACGCCCGCCAGTACGAACCAACCACTATGAGCACGAACCCAACCATCGTCTTCACCGACGTCGAATCGATAGCGATCGAAGAACGACCGATCCCCGAACCGGCAGCCGATCAGGTACTGATCCGGACAGAACGAACCCTCGTGAGTACCGGCACCGAGTTGACGGTGCTCTCCGGGGACGTCCCGCCCGGTTCCGACTGGGACGAGCACATCGAGTACCCGTTCACGCCGGGGTACAACAACGTCGGCACGGTCGTCGAAACCGGCGACGCGGTCGACGACGTCTCGGTGGGCGACCGCGTCGCGACGTACGGCTCACACGCGAAGTACGTCTGCACCGGTGCCGGTGCCTGCCGACCGATCCCCGACGACGTGAGCGACGAGGAGGCCGTCTTCTTCACCATCGCCGAAATCGTGATGAACGGCGTCCGCCGCAGCGACCTCACCTGGGGCGAATCGAGCGTCGTGTACGGACTCGGCTTGCTGGGTCAACTCGCAGCCAGGATCAGTCACGCGGCCGGAGCCCGTCCCGTCGTCGGCTTCGACGTCGCGTCCTCGAGGCTCGAACGCCTCCCCGACGAACCCGGAATCGTCGCCGGGAACCCCCTCGAGGCGGATCCGGAGAGCGTCGTCCGGGAGGCGTCGGGCGGCCAACTCGCCGACGTCGTCTTCGAAGTGACGGGCAACCCCGACGTGATCCCGGACGAGTTCGACGTCCTTCGCGACCAGGGCAAACTGGTCGTCCTGAGCAGTCCCCGCGGGGAGACGTCGATGGATTTTCACGATTACTGCAACCTTCCGAGTTACACGATCATCGGGGCACACAACTCGTCCCATCCGTCCGTCGCGACGCCGGAGAACCCGTGGACGCAGAAACGTCACGCCGACCTCTTCTTCGAGTACGTCGCCGACGGCTCCATCGACGTCGCTCACCTCGTCAGCCACGCCGAATCGTACGAACAGGCGCCGCGACTGTACGAGCAACTGCTCGAGGATCGCTCAGACGCGATGGGTGTCGTGCTCGAGTGGGAGTGAGAGGGGCTGTTGTGACGAGGGTTCGTCGGGTGCCCGCCACGGGGTCGGAGACCGACGATTTGCGACCGGCGATCGGCGGTAACTGACGACAACGACAGCACCGAGACGCCTCGAGCGACGGATTGCAGGGGATCGATTTACCGACCGAAACGAGACAGGTACAGAAAAGAGCCGGGCGTCCACCCTACCGGTAGTCCACGTCGACGGGTTCACTCCGCTCGGCCGACTCGTAGGCCGCCTCGACGACGGCGACGGCTTCGACGCCCGCTTCGCCCCGCGTTTCCGGCGCACGCCCGTCGCGCACGGCGTCCACGAAGTCCGAGACGAGGCCGCCGTTGGGGTCGCTTCCCCAGTAGACCGAAGCGATTCCGTCGCCGTCCGCGCGGCCGTCCGTATGTGTGAGTTTCTGGGCGAAGCAGTCCACGTCGATGGCCGCGTCGGTGCCGAGGAGACTGACGGTCGCGTCGCCCCAGAAGTCCCACGTCTCCGGCTTGCTCCAGGACCCGTCGAGAGAGAACTGCGTCCCGTCGGTGAGTGTCATCGAGAGGAGGTTCACGTCCTCGACCGGGATGTCGTGGAACCGCGACCCCGTCTCTGCGTAGACGGTCTCGACGCGTTCGCCGGTCAGCCAGTGTACCAGATCCACGATGTGCACCGTGTGATCCATCACGGCACCGCCGCCGGAGGCGTCCGGATCGACGAACCAATCGCCCGGCATTTTCCCCCGGTTCGTCCCGGTGATGCTCATGAGCGTGCCGATCTCACCCGCCTCGAGGGACGTTTTCGCCTCCCGGGCCGGCAGGCTGAACCGCAGCGGCATGGCGACCCCGAGGTGGACGTCTGCGTCGGCACACGCATCGACGATCGCTCGTGCGTCGTCGACTTCCGGGGCGAGCGGTTTCTCCGAGAGGACGTCGACGCCAGCCGCCGCGGCTCGTTCGATCCAGGATCGGTGCTCGACGTTCGTCGAACAGACGATGACGCCATCGACGCGGTCGAACAGCGCGTCGGACTCGAGGTACTCGACACCGTGTTCGTCGGTGAACGCGCGCCCCCGCGACTCGTCTCGGTCGGCGACGCCGACGAGGGTCGCTCCCTCGAGCGCCTCGAGCTGGGCGGCGTAGGCACCGGCGTGGAGATGGGCGGCCGAACAGATGCCGATGCGGACGTCCTCACCGTTTCGGTCGCCTCCACGAGCGGGGGCAGTCATGCGACCACCTCCTCGACCGCGACGGGCCGCCCTTCCGTCGCGGAGCGGTTCGCCGCGATCGACAGGCGGAGCGTCTCGATCGCATCTTGGGCAGTGACGGGAGGTTCGGTTCCCGTGCGAACGCTCTCGACGAACGCCTCGAGTTCGCGCTGGTAGCCGCCCGCGTCGACCGGGCTGGCGGTTTCGGTTCCGCCCGCGGTCATCGTCGTCACGGCGGCGTCGTTGCCGTCGTACTCGAGAAGTCCGTCGTCGCCGGCGATCTCGAGGGAGTGGGTGAGTTCCTGGCTCTCGGGCAGGCCCCACGACGCCTCGACGTAGCCGACGGCTCCGTCCTCGAACCGGAGGGTGACGTGGGCGTGTTCGCCGCCGTCCCAGATCGACCGGCGGGCGAAGACCCGGTCGACGTCGCCGACGACCCACCGGAGGTAATCGAGGTCGTGGATCGCCAGGTCGACCAGCACCCCTCCGCTGCGGTCGCGGTCGGCGTACCAGTTATCATGTCCCCACGAGGGGAACGGCGACAGCCGTCGAGCGCGAGCGACGCCCGGGGTGCCGATCCCGCCGTCGTCGACGACCCCCCGGATCCGCTCGTACTGTGGGAAAAACCGCAGGACGTGGCCGACCATGAGCGAGATCCCGCTTTCCTCGGCTACGTCCGCGATCGCGCGGGCGTCCTCGAGGGTGCCAGCGATCGGTTTCTC of the Natronosalvus vescus genome contains:
- a CDS encoding Gfo/Idh/MocA family protein; protein product: MVRIGIVGSGFMAETHADAYAGIDDATIVAVASPSTADEFVDSTGLEAATYSSADELLEDGTVDAIDICSPTPTHRPIVEQAAEHGVDAFCEKPIAGTLEDARAIADVAEESGISLMVGHVLRFFPQYERIRGVVDDGGIGTPGVARARRLSPFPSWGHDNWYADRDRSGGVLVDLAIHDLDYLRWVVGDVDRVFARRSIWDGGEHAHVTLRFEDGAVGYVEASWGLPESQELTHSLEIAGDDGLLEYDGNDAAVTTMTAGGTETASPVDAGGYQRELEAFVESVRTGTEPPVTAQDAIETLRLSIAANRSATEGRPVAVEEVVA
- a CDS encoding amidohydrolase, producing the protein MQTTTLFDDIDGDHHRLEEMARSIWETPELGLHEETSARLLCERLEEEGFDLDTGIGGMPTAFVATYCDGDGGPTIGILGEYDALPGLSQRVRAERDPITDGEPGHGCGHNLFGVAGVEAAVAIKRAIDRGDLQGTISFFGCPAEETLVGKVFMARDGAFDDLDAAITWHPWDVSTPYVGRTLALDSIQFTYDGIAAHAGVSPESGRSALDAVSLLNTGVEYAREHLPDTTRVHYVITDGGNAPNVVPPSATVWYYVRAPTRDAVEFATEWVRDIATAAANMTRTDLTSRYVTGCWDYLPNDAVTDVIWETMDELGPVGYTDDDRAFASELQETLSDEELESTLEGVPREHAAEMSDVALYDDPIPPHGADEIGGGSTDVGDVSWLVPTGQFRGATWALGTPAHSWQAVAANGDFGIDGAVYAAKVLAGSAARLLEQPATLERAQAEFEAATSDRSYETPLPADAEPPFDVTLE
- a CDS encoding sugar phosphate isomerase/epimerase family protein, which translates into the protein MIARVGATTLEGVEFAGLDETPPETVVDVLVQSSLEPIGAHVDLARLENDYETVVDTYDTIGCRRLIVADRNVEAFTSFADVERLADRMNQVSRRLSADGFDLVYHNDMIEFERIGGELAYDVFVDALDDDVALEIDTGLAQYAGVNPIGMLERYTDRVELVHLTDSVPGTGATVNVELGAGELDVEACVEAARAAGVEWMVYEHSKTSDPTDSLAHAESRLSMLCHGPDDSTAAGTAHSTD
- a CDS encoding Gfo/Idh/MocA family protein, producing the protein MTAPARGGDRNGEDVRIGICSAAHLHAGAYAAQLEALEGATLVGVADRDESRGRAFTDEHGVEYLESDALFDRVDGVIVCSTNVEHRSWIERAAAAGVDVLSEKPLAPEVDDARAIVDACADADVHLGVAMPLRFSLPAREAKTSLEAGEIGTLMSITGTNRGKMPGDWFVDPDASGGGAVMDHTVHIVDLVHWLTGERVETVYAETGSRFHDIPVEDVNLLSMTLTDGTQFSLDGSWSKPETWDFWGDATVSLLGTDAAIDVDCFAQKLTHTDGRADGDGIASVYWGSDPNGGLVSDFVDAVRDGRAPETRGEAGVEAVAVVEAAYESAERSEPVDVDYR
- a CDS encoding zinc-dependent alcohol dehydrogenase, producing the protein MSTNPTIVFTDVESIAIEERPIPEPAADQVLIRTERTLVSTGTELTVLSGDVPPGSDWDEHIEYPFTPGYNNVGTVVETGDAVDDVSVGDRVATYGSHAKYVCTGAGACRPIPDDVSDEEAVFFTIAEIVMNGVRRSDLTWGESSVVYGLGLLGQLAARISHAAGARPVVGFDVASSRLERLPDEPGIVAGNPLEADPESVVREASGGQLADVVFEVTGNPDVIPDEFDVLRDQGKLVVLSSPRGETSMDFHDYCNLPSYTIIGAHNSSHPSVATPENPWTQKRHADLFFEYVADGSIDVAHLVSHAESYEQAPRLYEQLLEDRSDAMGVVLEWE